In the Alkaliphilus flagellatus genome, one interval contains:
- a CDS encoding methyl-accepting chemotaxis protein, with product MKSIRNKLIVIFTLILLITSLALGVVSIQTASNRLIDQESEFLETLSIEASKYIEARTNQQLSHNETLAANMHLIDSLSWEKKVDFFEREAKRAGYNNFAIVDLSGNSTTIDDEMINFNVSNRDYFKKALSGVSAISDVIISNADNDTIIVYSSPIIQNGQVIGVLNGARKGDILSEIVSEMNYRETGGFFIVNENGTIVGDEDRDLVMQQYNPIEESKNDPASESLANFIKSSISEKTSGKGNYTYKGTEKMAAFAPIGNSGWTIFVGIDKQEVLSGVNQLRNNLGLFTLIAIVLGGLITFFVSKGIATPIVLLTGFAQKVANLDITEDVENKLLLRKDEIGELGRAFKEIIYSLREFIKNVSYNSEHLASSSEELTAVTQQLVVTSEEVGRTIEEIAKGANDQAKDTEEGAINIDELGKQIFKNHQDILNLSSASEEVNILKDEGLNILTDLVEKNTECNMAMKEVGEIIANTNKSAEKIEVASEMIKNITEQTNLLALNAAIEAARAGEAGKGFAVVADEIRKLSEQSNQFTQQITDIVVDLTNKTGEAVNTMGEVDKIVMSQTESVELTNIKFEGIADAIDKVKEAIEDINQSGNEMDRKKESIIETIQNLSAISEENAAGTEEAAASVEEQIASIEEIANASESLAKLAEEMQESISKFKY from the coding sequence ATGAAAAGTATACGAAATAAATTAATTGTTATCTTTACACTAATATTACTAATTACATCATTAGCATTAGGCGTTGTATCTATTCAAACTGCTTCAAATAGGCTTATTGATCAGGAGAGTGAGTTCTTAGAAACTCTATCTATAGAAGCCTCAAAGTATATTGAAGCAAGAACCAATCAACAATTAAGCCACAATGAAACATTAGCAGCCAATATGCATTTAATCGACAGTCTATCCTGGGAGAAGAAGGTAGATTTTTTTGAAAGGGAAGCAAAAAGGGCAGGTTATAATAATTTTGCTATAGTAGATTTGAGTGGTAATTCAACTACTATAGATGATGAAATGATTAATTTTAATGTAAGTAATAGAGATTATTTCAAAAAGGCATTGTCTGGAGTATCTGCTATATCCGATGTTATAATTAGTAATGCAGATAATGATACAATAATTGTATATTCATCTCCAATTATTCAAAATGGACAAGTAATAGGAGTATTAAATGGTGCTAGAAAAGGAGATATACTGAGCGAGATTGTAAGTGAAATGAATTATAGAGAAACTGGAGGTTTCTTTATAGTAAATGAAAATGGAACCATTGTAGGAGATGAGGATAGGGATTTGGTTATGCAACAGTATAATCCGATAGAAGAATCGAAAAATGATCCAGCTTCAGAATCTTTAGCTAATTTTATTAAAAGTAGTATTTCAGAAAAAACATCTGGAAAAGGAAATTATACATATAAAGGAACAGAAAAAATGGCAGCCTTTGCTCCAATAGGTAATAGTGGATGGACTATATTTGTAGGGATAGATAAACAAGAAGTATTATCAGGTGTAAATCAACTAAGAAATAATTTAGGTTTGTTTACATTAATTGCAATTGTATTAGGAGGATTAATCACATTTTTTGTTAGCAAAGGTATTGCAACGCCAATTGTATTGCTTACAGGTTTTGCACAGAAGGTGGCTAACTTAGATATTACTGAAGATGTAGAAAATAAACTTCTTCTGAGAAAGGATGAAATAGGAGAACTAGGTCGTGCATTTAAAGAAATAATATACAGTTTGAGAGAATTTATAAAAAATGTATCCTATAATTCTGAGCACCTAGCATCCTCTTCGGAAGAGTTAACCGCTGTTACTCAACAGTTAGTTGTGACATCAGAAGAAGTAGGCAGAACTATTGAAGAAATTGCAAAAGGGGCAAATGATCAGGCCAAGGATACTGAAGAAGGTGCAATTAATATTGATGAATTAGGTAAGCAAATATTCAAAAATCATCAAGATATTTTGAATTTAAGTAGTGCATCGGAAGAAGTAAATATTCTAAAGGATGAAGGTTTAAATATATTAACTGATCTTGTAGAAAAAAACACAGAGTGTAACATGGCTATGAAGGAAGTAGGAGAAATTATTGCTAATACGAATAAAAGTGCGGAAAAAATAGAAGTCGCTAGTGAAATGATTAAAAATATAACAGAACAGACTAATTTATTGGCATTAAATGCAGCAATTGAGGCGGCACGGGCAGGAGAAGCTGGTAAGGGATTTGCGGTAGTGGCAGATGAAATAAGAAAGCTATCCGAACAATCCAATCAATTTACACAACAAATTACTGATATAGTGGTAGATTTAACTAATAAAACTGGTGAAGCTGTAAATACTATGGGCGAAGTTGATAAAATAGTTATGTCTCAAACTGAGAGTGTAGAACTAACGAATATTAAATTTGAGGGAATTGCTGATGCGATAGACAAAGTAAAGGAAGCAATAGAAGATATTAATCAATCTGGAAATGAGATGGATAGAAAAAAAGAAAGTATTATAGAGACTATCCAAAATCTATCAGCAATATCTGAGGAAAATGCAGCAGGAACAGAAGAAGCAGCAGCATCTGTAGAAGAGCAAATAGCATCTATAGAAGAAATTGCTAATGCTAGTGAATCTTTAGCAAAGCTTGCTGAAGAAATGCAGGAGAGTATTTCTAAATTTAAATATTAG
- a CDS encoding MATE family efflux transporter — protein MKKLLKDKKFFILLFTLALPITFQNLISSSLNLIDNLMIGKLGETEIAAVGLINQFFFIFMLCLSGINAGASIFMSQYWGKKNIDRIKKVLGLNIILGLLTAIVFSIVGLVFPSFVIKVFTKDQHVIALGTTYLRFVAASFIMTSITQAYSTALRSTEQPNTPMYASLIGVACNAILNWVLIFGNLGFPAMGVKGAAIATTIARGAEMLYVLSRVYGVNNIISVKLREIFSFNREFVMVYFRTSYSVIINEIIWALGMTAYSVVYAKISISAVAGMQIATTISNIFMVVCIGLASASAIMIGTQIGAENEDIAKDYAFKLGVLSPFIGILIGIGIWVSAPFILQSFNISHTTYESTLMVLRIMAVFCPLRFFNVLMIIGVFRGGGDTTYSMIVQGVTLWLYAIPLSFVAAVYFKVSLPMVYFIICTEEIIKAIFEVKRFLSNKWMCNVIEQVA, from the coding sequence ATGAAGAAACTACTAAAAGATAAGAAATTTTTTATTTTATTATTTACACTAGCTTTACCGATTACTTTTCAAAATCTGATCAGTTCATCCCTTAATCTAATTGATAATTTGATGATTGGTAAGCTAGGAGAAACAGAAATTGCTGCTGTAGGCTTAATCAATCAGTTCTTTTTTATTTTTATGTTATGTTTATCTGGTATTAATGCTGGAGCCAGTATATTTATGTCTCAATATTGGGGAAAAAAGAATATAGATAGAATAAAAAAGGTATTAGGTTTAAATATTATATTAGGGTTATTAACAGCTATTGTATTTTCAATTGTGGGGCTGGTATTTCCTAGTTTTGTAATTAAAGTGTTTACTAAAGATCAACATGTTATTGCTTTAGGTACTACTTATTTAAGATTTGTTGCTGCTAGTTTTATTATGACAAGTATTACACAAGCATATTCTACTGCATTGAGAAGTACAGAACAACCAAATACTCCGATGTATGCTAGCTTAATAGGGGTTGCTTGTAATGCTATTTTAAACTGGGTATTAATTTTTGGAAACTTGGGCTTTCCCGCCATGGGTGTTAAGGGTGCAGCTATAGCTACAACTATAGCGAGAGGAGCGGAAATGCTTTACGTTTTAAGCAGAGTATATGGGGTTAATAATATTATTAGTGTAAAGCTTAGAGAAATATTTAGCTTTAATAGAGAATTTGTAATGGTATACTTTAGGACATCCTATTCAGTAATTATAAATGAAATTATATGGGCTTTAGGTATGACAGCCTATTCAGTTGTTTATGCTAAAATAAGTATTAGTGCTGTAGCTGGGATGCAAATTGCAACTACAATAAGTAATATTTTTATGGTAGTATGTATTGGTTTAGCTAGTGCCTCTGCTATAATGATAGGAACTCAGATTGGGGCAGAGAATGAAGATATAGCTAAGGACTATGCATTTAAACTAGGAGTATTATCACCTTTTATTGGAATATTGATAGGAATAGGTATATGGGTTTCTGCTCCTTTTATTTTACAATCCTTTAATATTAGCCATACAACATATGAATCGACCCTTATGGTTTTAAGAATTATGGCAGTATTTTGTCCACTACGCTTCTTTAATGTTCTTATGATAATTGGTGTATTTAGAGGCGGAGGAGATACAACATATTCTATGATAGTCCAGGGAGTTACCCTATGGCTATATGCAATTCCACTTTCATTTGTTGCCGCAGTCTATTTTAAAGTATCATTGCCTATGGTATACTTTATTATCTGTACAGAAGAAATTATAAAAGCAATCTTTGAGGTTAAAAGATTTTTATCGAATAAATGGATGTGCAATGTAATTGAACAAGTTGCATAG
- a CDS encoding DUF3798 domain-containing protein, which translates to MKILKRFLVLLVALIMILSLAACGNKQGTAAVPKYKIGIMSGTVSQGEEEFRAAENMKAKYGDMIVTSTYPDRFMQEQETTITNMMAMASDPDVKAIVMTQAVPGAAAAVDRVREIRPDMLFILGSPQEDQDVIASKGDIVLNTDDLGRGEQIAEHAYNMGAKTLVHYTFPRHMSIEFLAVRRDRMKAKAEELGMKFVQEDAPDPTGDAGVPGTQQFIIEDVPRKIAEYGKDTAFFATNCAMMEPLIRQSVEGGAIFPVQCCPSPYHAMPAALGIAVPDEKAGDLSYIIDEIGKKVEEAGMKGRVATWPVPVNMMFIEGGVEYARAYLEGKTNGKVDKEKLVEVLEKIAGASVQLTEYEGHNNYFLYLSDHIIF; encoded by the coding sequence ATGAAAATTTTGAAAAGATTTTTAGTGTTACTAGTAGCATTAATTATGATTTTGAGCCTAGCAGCTTGTGGGAACAAGCAAGGCACAGCGGCAGTACCTAAATATAAAATAGGTATTATGTCTGGTACGGTATCTCAAGGTGAAGAGGAGTTTAGAGCGGCTGAAAATATGAAGGCAAAATACGGTGATATGATTGTTACCAGTACGTATCCAGATCGCTTTATGCAAGAGCAGGAAACTACGATTACTAATATGATGGCTATGGCATCTGACCCAGATGTAAAAGCTATTGTTATGACTCAAGCTGTACCAGGTGCAGCAGCAGCTGTTGACAGAGTTAGAGAGATTAGACCAGATATGCTATTTATATTAGGATCCCCCCAAGAAGATCAAGATGTTATTGCATCTAAGGGTGATATTGTACTGAACACAGATGATTTAGGTAGAGGAGAACAAATAGCAGAGCATGCTTATAATATGGGTGCAAAAACTTTAGTCCACTACACATTCCCAAGACATATGTCTATTGAATTCTTAGCTGTAAGAAGAGATAGAATGAAGGCTAAGGCAGAAGAACTAGGTATGAAATTTGTGCAAGAGGATGCCCCAGACCCAACAGGTGATGCAGGAGTTCCTGGAACACAACAATTCATTATTGAAGATGTGCCAAGAAAAATTGCTGAATATGGTAAAGATACAGCCTTCTTTGCTACTAATTGTGCTATGATGGAACCTCTTATTAGACAAAGTGTAGAAGGTGGAGCTATATTCCCAGTACAATGTTGTCCGTCTCCTTATCATGCAATGCCAGCTGCACTAGGTATTGCTGTTCCTGATGAAAAGGCGGGGGATTTAAGTTATATAATCGATGAAATAGGCAAGAAAGTTGAAGAAGCTGGAATGAAAGGAAGAGTTGCTACTTGGCCAGTTCCTGTAAACATGATGTTTATTGAAGGTGGAGTAGAATATGCTAGAGCTTACTTAGAAGGTAAGACAAATGGAAAAGTGGATAAAGAAAAACTTGTTGAAGTTCTAGAAAAAATAGCAGGTGCTTCTGTTCAATTAACAGAGTATGAAGGTCATAACAACTATTTCCTATATCTTTCAGATCATATTATTTTTTAA
- a CDS encoding sugar ABC transporter ATP-binding protein: protein MEKEEYVLQMNNIAKEYYGTRVLKGVDLCVKPGEIHALLGENGAGKSTLMNILFGMSVIHSTGGFEGDVLIDNEITHVKSPIEAMELGIGMVHQEFMLIPGYSITENIKLNREINKDNFINKFLGSKLKILDFKNMSKDARAALDTVGMDVDEWVKVAGLPVGYMQFIEIARELDKKNLKIIVFDEPTAVLTESEASRLLKAMKKIADSGIAILFITHRLEEVMEVADNITILRDGELVAKVKKQDTNPLELAELMVGRKIDGILNNTTSSIQNKSTILSIKNLTVHMPGEEVKGVNLDIKEGEILGIGGLAGQGKIGIANGVMGLYPASGEVYLKERELKLGDPKEALKNNLAFVSEDRRGTGLLLDSSIELNIVITAMHNQRKYIKNYGPFTQIKSKEIREYSLKMIKDLDIRCTGPTQITRRLSGGNQQKVCIARALTLEPTILFISEPTRGIDVGAKKLVLETLVKLNKELGMTIVMTSSELSELRSICNRIAIVTEGKIQGILKPDDSDANYGLMMAGNKLETLSKGVE from the coding sequence TTGGAAAAGGAAGAGTATGTATTACAGATGAATAATATTGCAAAGGAATATTACGGAACCCGTGTGCTAAAAGGGGTGGATTTATGCGTTAAACCAGGAGAAATCCATGCTCTGTTAGGTGAAAATGGAGCAGGTAAGTCTACATTAATGAATATACTTTTTGGAATGTCTGTAATTCACTCAACAGGCGGGTTTGAAGGGGATGTGCTAATAGATAATGAAATTACCCATGTTAAGTCCCCTATAGAGGCTATGGAGCTAGGTATTGGTATGGTACATCAAGAATTTATGTTAATACCAGGATATTCAATTACTGAAAACATAAAGCTTAATAGAGAAATAAATAAGGATAATTTTATAAATAAATTTTTAGGGTCAAAATTAAAGATATTGGATTTTAAAAATATGAGTAAGGATGCTAGAGCAGCCCTAGATACGGTAGGAATGGATGTGGATGAGTGGGTAAAGGTCGCAGGATTACCTGTTGGCTATATGCAGTTCATTGAAATAGCAAGGGAACTGGATAAGAAGAATTTAAAAATTATTGTATTTGATGAACCTACTGCCGTTCTTACAGAAAGCGAAGCCAGTAGACTTTTGAAGGCTATGAAAAAAATTGCTGACTCTGGGATTGCGATTCTTTTTATTACCCATAGACTAGAAGAGGTAATGGAAGTAGCTGATAATATAACTATTTTACGGGATGGAGAACTTGTAGCAAAGGTTAAAAAGCAAGATACTAATCCATTAGAACTTGCAGAGTTAATGGTTGGAAGAAAAATAGATGGAATTTTAAACAATACTACTAGTAGTATCCAGAATAAAAGTACAATATTATCTATTAAAAACTTAACTGTACATATGCCTGGCGAAGAAGTAAAGGGAGTGAACCTAGATATTAAAGAAGGTGAGATTTTAGGAATTGGAGGTTTGGCGGGTCAAGGAAAGATTGGTATTGCTAATGGAGTTATGGGACTGTATCCTGCTAGTGGAGAAGTTTATTTAAAGGAGAGAGAGCTTAAGTTAGGTGATCCTAAGGAAGCTCTTAAAAATAATTTAGCTTTTGTATCTGAAGATAGAAGGGGCACAGGCTTGCTTTTGGACTCATCTATCGAATTAAATATTGTTATTACAGCTATGCATAATCAAAGAAAGTATATTAAAAATTATGGACCATTTACTCAAATAAAATCAAAGGAAATTAGGGAATATAGTTTAAAAATGATAAAGGATTTAGATATTAGATGTACTGGCCCAACTCAGATTACAAGAAGGTTAAGTGGAGGAAATCAACAAAAAGTTTGTATTGCTAGAGCTCTTACATTAGAGCCTACTATTTTATTTATTTCTGAGCCTACTAGAGGGATAGATGTTGGGGCTAAAAAATTAGTTTTAGAAACATTAGTTAAGCTTAATAAGGAATTAGGAATGACAATAGTTATGACTTCTAGTGAGCTTTCTGAATTAAGATCAATATGTAATAGAATAGCTATCGTAACCGAAGGTAAAATACAAGGTATATTAAAACCAGATGACAGTGATGCTAACTATGGGTTGATGATGGCAGGCAATAAGTTGGAAACCCTTAGCAAAGGAGTTGAATAA
- a CDS encoding PucR family transcriptional regulator → MRRQNGITVEDVLKMECMEKCKLIAGFNGLHNTVSKVNIMADPEILDWVDQGEFLLTTAYSFKLGGLEEQKLFIKECANKGLAGIGIKIYPYLESFPIEIIELANGLNLPIIDLYYGTPFSDIMTPVFKEIFNKQTSLLQRLERVHEQLMDVVLEGGTIGDIGRVTCENLRNPLIIKIGFPDQWFLQLESIDNITKNILFENAKKFYDPNSTKSAERKFNEGIEIIEGKPIRRMVMPIVLKDSIYGHIFSWAINTPLGGFDLSVLENASTIISLEILKQLSVRDVENRYRSEFLEDLLSMEEKRKEKAEERAHLFKLDINDTFIIVLIHTDEKEEIMVDNFDHRLVTLYSALEGLIEEYSLKGFVARRTDSVYMLLAFHNKNKIDSTIKSFSSNLENLLKKKFEKLNYKIGIGRAYEGLREVHKSYMDSLKAIQAVEILNEKSLVFFEDLGVYKILFQDHLCDELDRFYNMTIKPLAAYDEKKSTELIKTLEAYFMYNGNLKKISEVLFTHYNTTLYRIERIQKITGLNLENSEHRLNLQIGLKIKKLLDNIPKN, encoded by the coding sequence ATGAGAAGGCAAAATGGGATTACTGTTGAAGATGTTTTAAAAATGGAATGTATGGAAAAGTGCAAGCTAATTGCAGGATTTAATGGGTTGCATAATACAGTTTCAAAGGTAAATATTATGGCAGATCCAGAAATTTTAGATTGGGTAGACCAAGGAGAATTTTTGCTAACTACAGCGTATTCCTTTAAACTTGGAGGATTAGAAGAACAAAAATTATTTATAAAAGAATGTGCAAACAAAGGGTTAGCAGGTATAGGAATAAAGATATATCCATATTTAGAGTCCTTTCCAATTGAAATTATTGAACTGGCCAACGGACTAAATCTTCCCATTATAGACTTATACTATGGAACTCCCTTTAGTGATATAATGACACCTGTTTTTAAGGAGATTTTTAACAAACAGACATCTTTGCTGCAAAGATTAGAAAGAGTCCACGAGCAATTGATGGATGTAGTACTAGAAGGTGGAACTATAGGGGATATTGGAAGGGTAACCTGTGAAAATTTAAGAAATCCTCTTATAATTAAGATTGGGTTTCCGGATCAATGGTTTTTGCAATTGGAATCTATTGATAATATCACTAAAAATATTCTATTTGAAAATGCAAAAAAATTTTACGATCCCAATTCTACAAAAAGTGCCGAAAGAAAGTTTAACGAAGGAATAGAAATAATCGAAGGGAAGCCCATCCGGAGGATGGTAATGCCTATTGTTCTAAAAGACAGTATATATGGGCATATTTTTTCCTGGGCTATTAATACTCCATTGGGGGGATTTGATCTTTCTGTATTAGAAAATGCATCAACTATAATTTCCTTAGAAATATTAAAGCAACTTTCTGTAAGGGATGTTGAAAATAGATATAGATCGGAATTTTTGGAAGACCTACTTTCTATGGAGGAGAAAAGAAAGGAAAAGGCAGAGGAACGAGCTCATTTATTTAAGCTAGATATTAATGACACCTTCATTATAGTGTTGATACATACTGATGAGAAAGAAGAAATTATGGTTGATAATTTTGACCATAGATTAGTAACCTTATATAGTGCCTTGGAAGGGTTAATAGAAGAGTATAGTTTAAAAGGTTTCGTTGCTAGGAGAACTGATAGCGTATATATGTTATTGGCTTTTCATAATAAAAATAAAATAGATTCTACTATTAAATCATTTAGTAGCAATTTGGAAAACTTATTAAAGAAGAAATTTGAAAAACTTAACTATAAAATAGGAATAGGAAGAGCTTATGAAGGTTTAAGAGAGGTACATAAAAGCTATATGGACTCTTTAAAGGCTATACAAGCTGTGGAAATATTAAATGAAAAATCTTTAGTATTTTTTGAAGATCTGGGTGTATATAAAATACTTTTTCAAGATCATTTGTGTGATGAGCTAGATAGATTCTATAATATGACTATTAAGCCACTTGCAGCCTATGATGAAAAAAAATCGACAGAATTAATTAAAACCCTAGAAGCTTATTTTATGTACAATGGCAATTTAAAAAAGATTTCAGAAGTACTTTTCACCCACTACAATACTACGCTTTATCGAATTGAACGGATACAGAAAATTACAGGTCTAAACCTAGAAAACTCAGAACATAGGCTGAACCTGCAAATAGGGCTTAAAATCAAAAAGTTACTAGATAATATACCTAAAAACTAG
- a CDS encoding peroxiredoxin, with protein MAERMVGLKAPFFAMNTANGDGKDFGKVSLDDYKGKWLVMFFYPLDFTFVCPTEITAINKRLADFNKLNTEVLGVSTDSEHSHKAWINAAQDQGGLGQLSFPLASDMTHQVAKDYGVLIEEEGIALRGLFIIDPEGVLRYSVVHDLNVGRSVDETLRVLQGLQSGGLCPIDWNPGDDTL; from the coding sequence ATGGCAGAAAGAATGGTTGGGTTAAAAGCACCTTTTTTTGCAATGAACACAGCTAACGGTGATGGTAAGGATTTTGGAAAGGTTTCTTTAGATGATTATAAAGGAAAGTGGTTAGTAATGTTCTTTTATCCACTAGACTTTACCTTTGTATGCCCGACAGAAATTACAGCAATAAACAAAAGACTAGCGGACTTTAATAAGCTTAATACAGAGGTGCTTGGTGTAAGTACAGATAGTGAGCATTCCCACAAAGCTTGGATAAATGCAGCTCAAGATCAAGGTGGATTAGGACAACTATCCTTCCCATTAGCTTCTGATATGACTCACCAAGTAGCTAAGGATTATGGTGTACTAATAGAGGAAGAAGGAATTGCCTTAAGAGGATTATTTATTATAGACCCTGAAGGAGTACTTAGATATTCAGTAGTACACGATTTAAATGTTGGACGAAGTGTAGATGAAACATTAAGAGTACTTCAAGGTCTACAATCTGGCGGACTATGCCCTATTGACTGGAATCCTGGAGACGATACTCTATAA
- a CDS encoding ABC transporter permease subunit, with translation MKERVKQFIEKFGLPRIIIVGFLIFLSILAAIVKIPFGELIKDSLVRTGMNGVLVLAMVPGILSGVGLNFGLPLGILCGLLGGLISIELNLSGGIGFFAAVLFSIPLAAIVGFGYGWLLNKVKGSEMMVATYVGFSAVSLMSIGWMILPFKSPEMAWPIGKGVRTTISLAGRFDKILNDFATFNIGSITIPTGLILFTLALCGIVWIFLRSKTGVAMKAAGDNPRFAMAAGINVNKHRIIGTILSTILGAIGIIVYSQSFGFLQLYQAPMFMGFAAVAAILIGGATVKKASISNVLIGTFLFQSLLVVALPVANKIMTLGSLAEITRIIVSNGIILYALTQVRGGE, from the coding sequence TTGAAAGAGAGAGTAAAGCAATTTATTGAAAAGTTTGGTCTTCCTCGAATTATTATTGTAGGGTTTTTAATTTTTCTTTCTATTTTAGCAGCTATTGTGAAAATACCTTTTGGAGAATTAATTAAAGATTCCTTAGTTAGAACAGGAATGAATGGTGTATTAGTCTTAGCCATGGTTCCAGGTATATTAAGTGGTGTGGGATTGAATTTTGGCCTGCCTTTAGGAATACTTTGTGGTCTTTTAGGTGGACTTATAAGTATAGAGCTAAACCTTTCCGGAGGGATAGGATTTTTTGCAGCTGTATTGTTTTCTATACCACTTGCTGCAATAGTTGGATTTGGATACGGTTGGCTTTTAAATAAGGTAAAGGGCTCAGAAATGATGGTAGCAACATATGTAGGGTTTTCAGCGGTATCTTTAATGAGTATCGGTTGGATGATTCTACCCTTTAAGAGTCCAGAAATGGCTTGGCCTATAGGTAAGGGTGTCAGAACTACCATATCCCTAGCAGGTAGATTTGATAAAATATTAAATGATTTTGCAACTTTTAATATAGGTAGTATAACTATTCCTACGGGCTTAATTTTATTCACATTAGCTCTTTGTGGTATTGTTTGGATTTTTCTAAGAAGTAAAACAGGTGTTGCCATGAAGGCTGCGGGGGATAATCCTAGATTTGCTATGGCAGCTGGAATTAATGTTAACAAACATAGAATAATAGGTACAATATTGTCCACTATTTTAGGGGCAATAGGTATTATAGTTTACTCTCAAAGTTTTGGTTTCCTTCAATTATATCAAGCACCGATGTTTATGGGCTTTGCAGCTGTAGCTGCTATATTAATTGGTGGAGCTACTGTAAAAAAGGCATCAATCTCTAATGTGTTAATAGGAACCTTTCTATTTCAATCTCTTTTAGTTGTTGCATTGCCAGTTGCAAATAAAATTATGACCTTAGGAAGCCTAGCGGAAATAACAAGAATTATAGTAAGTAATGGTATAATTTTATATGCACTTACACAAGTTCGTGGAGGTGAATAA
- a CDS encoding ABC transporter permease subunit — protein MIDKINDTENQKDNLKEKIKNLLTNHMVTVVFAVLCLIGFKASGLTFSFYLNDIITRISRNAFLVLALIIPVLAGMGLNFAIVLGAMAGQAAIIAVAHWGITGWQGILLCAVIAAPLAIIFGYLTGKLLNNTKGQEMITSLILGFFANGIYQMVFLILVGSIIPMKNEELILSTGVGVRTTIDLTGKLKYGLDDIFKLSFPMFVLLLSVVLAIYIICKYYKTRYLKEFNNKKYKTIGVTSLLLIIFSIISMNASALFQSFGNSSEFARKILLELIMINNVKVPIATGVLITLLCLFNIFISKTKIGQDFKSVGQDMHIATVSGINSNKIRVIAIVISTVLAAWGQIIYLQNLGTFSTYGSHEQVGMFAIAALLIGGASVTKATIGQALLGTVLFHTLFIVSPLAGRNLFGDPQLGEFFRAFVAYGVIGLSLGMHAWKQQIQAKHKL, from the coding sequence ATGATTGATAAAATAAATGACACTGAAAATCAAAAGGATAATTTAAAGGAAAAAATAAAGAACTTACTAACAAATCATATGGTAACAGTGGTATTTGCAGTACTTTGTTTGATCGGATTTAAGGCTTCAGGATTAACATTTTCTTTTTATTTAAATGATATTATTACTAGAATTTCTAGAAATGCATTTTTAGTATTAGCCCTTATTATTCCAGTACTAGCAGGAATGGGTCTAAACTTTGCTATAGTTTTGGGTGCAATGGCTGGGCAAGCAGCTATTATTGCAGTGGCTCATTGGGGAATTACAGGATGGCAAGGGATTCTACTGTGTGCAGTAATAGCAGCACCCTTAGCAATTATTTTTGGATATTTAACAGGAAAGCTATTAAATAATACTAAGGGGCAGGAAATGATAACAAGCTTAATTTTAGGTTTTTTTGCGAATGGTATTTATCAAATGGTATTTCTTATTTTAGTTGGATCTATAATTCCTATGAAAAATGAGGAACTTATTTTAAGCACTGGGGTAGGGGTTAGAACTACAATAGACCTAACTGGCAAATTGAAATATGGTTTGGATGATATTTTTAAGCTTTCATTTCCTATGTTTGTATTATTACTTTCAGTTGTTTTAGCTATATACATTATTTGCAAATATTACAAAACTAGATATCTAAAAGAATTTAATAATAAAAAATATAAGACCATTGGTGTAACTAGCCTATTATTAATAATTTTTAGTATTATATCTATGAATGCTTCTGCATTGTTTCAATCCTTTGGAAATTCCTCAGAATTTGCAAGAAAAATTTTGTTAGAATTAATTATGATTAATAATGTGAAAGTACCAATAGCAACAGGAGTTTTAATTACCCTATTATGCTTGTTTAATATATTTATTTCAAAAACAAAGATTGGGCAAGATTTTAAATCCGTTGGCCAAGATATGCATATTGCAACCGTATCTGGTATTAACTCTAATAAAATTAGAGTTATTGCAATCGTAATTTCTACAGTACTTGCCGCATGGGGACAGATTATTTATCTTCAAAATCTTGGTACCTTTAGTACATATGGTAGCCATGAGCAGGTAGGTATGTTTGCAATAGCAGCTCTTCTAATAGGAGGAGCCTCAGTAACTAAGGCAACCATTGGTCAGGCCTTATTAGGTACAGTTTTATTTCATACATTATTTATTGTTTCGCCACTAGCAGGTAGGAATTTATTTGGTGACCCACAGCTGGGAGAGTTTTTTAGAGCCTTCGTAGCTTATGGAGTGATAGGACTTTCACTAGGTATGCATGCTTGGAAGCAACAGATACAGGCAAAACATAAATTATAG